Proteins from a genomic interval of Paenibacillus lentus:
- a CDS encoding sensor histidine kinase has protein sequence MSIRLRLTAWYTGILAITLIMFGASIYGIVRYNIFFEVKKRVVEHAAQIEKAQNVSLSQGLDLQMDRSQILRLEDARIFWQLNNYVKNTTRISEGMLNREMVFPVPDIDQIGKNGDFQNITINGNSYMLYERQLIYGNTIVGLLQLAADTNAENRIMGQLKTVLLFGSFITIAVASTFGLFLARQSMAPIGKIIEAANGIQKGTDLSVRIEYEGPSDEIGRLIGTVNNMLARTEGFYKELDEAYANQRRFVSDASHELRTPLTTIRGNVDLLKKIWVRESTEPAVMNEEQLRKFSLEAVSDIADESERMSRLINDMLSLARADAGQTIEKEPQPLAPIVEEVVRRANFLPRKALWLQGDLSVIQDACIVGNKDYLQQMLFIFIENAFKYTPEGQVSIDAIISGNQIGIRIKDSGIGMDRSEIPQIFERFYRADPSRGVTQGTGLGLSIAKWIIDEHQGSVEVITRRGEGTTFVIWLPVVFNEQQE, from the coding sequence ATGTCGATTCGGCTACGTCTAACAGCTTGGTATACGGGGATATTAGCGATCACTCTTATTATGTTTGGCGCGTCGATATATGGAATAGTGCGGTACAATATCTTTTTTGAAGTGAAGAAGAGGGTCGTGGAGCATGCGGCTCAAATCGAAAAAGCCCAGAACGTAAGTCTTTCCCAAGGTCTGGATCTGCAGATGGATCGGAGTCAAATCCTACGTTTAGAGGATGCACGTATTTTCTGGCAGCTGAACAATTATGTCAAAAATACCACGCGTATTTCTGAAGGTATGCTGAACCGAGAAATGGTATTTCCGGTGCCGGATATCGATCAGATTGGCAAAAACGGCGACTTCCAGAACATAACGATCAATGGAAACTCCTATATGTTATATGAAAGACAGCTCATCTACGGAAATACGATCGTCGGTCTGCTTCAGCTTGCCGCGGATACTAATGCGGAGAACCGGATCATGGGCCAGCTCAAGACGGTGCTGCTGTTCGGTTCATTTATTACGATCGCCGTAGCAAGTACCTTCGGATTGTTCCTCGCCCGACAATCGATGGCGCCGATTGGCAAAATCATCGAGGCGGCCAATGGCATTCAGAAGGGAACCGACTTAAGCGTGCGAATCGAATATGAAGGTCCTAGCGACGAGATCGGCCGGCTGATCGGCACCGTAAACAATATGCTGGCCAGAACGGAAGGATTCTATAAGGAATTGGACGAGGCATATGCAAACCAGCGGCGGTTCGTATCCGATGCATCGCATGAGCTGAGAACTCCGCTAACAACGATACGCGGCAATGTCGATCTGCTGAAGAAAATCTGGGTCCGGGAAAGCACAGAGCCGGCAGTCATGAACGAGGAGCAACTGCGTAAGTTCTCCTTGGAGGCCGTCAGCGATATTGCGGATGAGTCGGAGCGCATGAGCCGGTTGATCAATGATATGTTATCCCTAGCCCGTGCGGATGCTGGCCAGACCATCGAAAAGGAGCCCCAGCCGTTAGCCCCGATTGTAGAGGAAGTTGTGCGGAGAGCCAATTTCCTTCCGCGTAAAGCGTTGTGGCTGCAGGGTGATTTATCCGTCATTCAGGACGCTTGCATCGTCGGCAACAAGGATTATTTGCAGCAAATGCTGTTTATTTTTATAGAGAATGCCTTTAAGTACACTCCGGAAGGCCAAGTGAGCATCGATGCCATTATATCCGGTAATCAGATCGGCATACGGATCAAGGATAGCGGCATCGGCATGGATCGCAGCGAAATTCCACAAATTTTCGAACGCTTCTATCGTGCAGATCCATCACGGGGAGTGACTCAGGGAACGGGTCTTGGCTTGTCTATTGCCAAATGGATTATCGATGAGCATCAAGGCTCGGTTGAGGTGATTACCCGGCGCGGCGAAGGGACGACTTTCGTGATCTGGCTCCCCGTTGTCTTTAACGAGCAGCAAGAATAG
- a CDS encoding ABC transporter substrate-binding protein, with protein MVKKISAIVLAGALTLSLAACGGGGNNAASGNDAEGAKGSSGKKQVIKILHWKQENINKAMEEINAKFEEKYPEYKVEYTTTGPDDEYKQAQRARLTANDVDILADLSGMRLSPQEWTPGAKVPDWEQWINSGLIADLSDQAFIKNWNANDIEKAGTYKGKVYAIPTGKVAMSGLFYNKEIFEEHGLEVPKTWSEFIELNETLKSKGITPIGVAGKDVWPLKLPVFALQAKILGGGDQQKWIEGVWKGETAFNDAEAIEVLEKMKTLQDNYMIEGFMGIDYASAPSIFATGKVAMLADGSWDAPTIATANPDLKFGYFPVPATEDAEKNASFVGKYDVTWYAAEKGPNKEGALKWLEFFSEPENYTTFVKAAGFIPTMDGISTDSDFIDNELTPYLGDFELAYEIMMINRENVGEHLAAEGVHTEYLAPGGVYKTAKELADVQQKEWEAAAPR; from the coding sequence ATGGTCAAGAAAATTTCTGCCATCGTACTTGCAGGCGCACTAACGCTTAGTTTGGCGGCTTGCGGCGGCGGTGGTAACAACGCAGCTTCTGGAAACGATGCCGAAGGCGCTAAGGGTTCTTCCGGGAAAAAGCAAGTAATCAAGATTTTACATTGGAAACAAGAAAACATTAACAAAGCGATGGAAGAAATCAATGCGAAGTTTGAAGAGAAGTATCCGGAATATAAAGTCGAGTACACGACGACTGGTCCGGATGATGAGTATAAACAAGCGCAAAGAGCAAGACTGACAGCGAATGATGTTGACATTCTGGCCGACTTGTCCGGCATGAGATTGTCACCGCAGGAATGGACACCAGGCGCTAAGGTTCCTGACTGGGAGCAATGGATCAACTCCGGTCTGATCGCTGATCTGTCCGATCAAGCTTTCATCAAAAACTGGAACGCTAACGACATTGAAAAAGCCGGTACCTATAAAGGTAAAGTCTACGCCATTCCGACTGGTAAAGTAGCGATGTCCGGTTTGTTCTACAATAAAGAGATTTTTGAAGAGCATGGACTTGAAGTGCCTAAGACGTGGAGTGAGTTCATTGAGCTGAACGAAACACTGAAGTCCAAAGGCATTACGCCAATTGGCGTTGCTGGTAAAGACGTATGGCCGTTGAAACTGCCTGTGTTCGCGCTTCAAGCGAAAATTCTAGGCGGCGGCGATCAGCAGAAATGGATCGAAGGCGTATGGAAAGGCGAGACAGCGTTCAACGATGCCGAGGCAATTGAAGTTCTTGAGAAAATGAAAACTCTTCAAGATAACTATATGATCGAAGGCTTCATGGGAATTGATTATGCATCTGCTCCATCTATTTTTGCAACTGGTAAAGTAGCTATGCTGGCTGATGGTTCTTGGGATGCTCCGACGATCGCTACAGCGAATCCAGACCTTAAATTCGGTTACTTCCCGGTGCCTGCTACCGAAGATGCAGAAAAAAATGCATCCTTTGTAGGTAAATATGATGTGACTTGGTATGCTGCTGAAAAAGGCCCGAACAAAGAGGGCGCTCTGAAATGGCTGGAATTCTTCTCCGAGCCTGAGAACTACACAACATTCGTTAAAGCTGCTGGATTCATCCCTACAATGGATGGGATTTCCACAGACAGCGATTTCATCGACAACGAACTGACACCTTATCTGGGCGACTTCGAGCTTGCTTATGAAATCATGATGATCAACCGTGAAAACGTAGGTGAGCACCTTGCAGCAGAAGGCGTGCATACGGAATACCTCGCTCCAGGCGGCGTGTACAAAACAGCGAAAGAACTTGCTGACGTACAACAGAAGGAATGGGAAGCTGCGGCACCTAGATAA
- a CDS encoding carbohydrate ABC transporter permease codes for MKSSKSFTILSYAVVAVMLVLYVVPLILVLNVSLKSYPEYLINPIGFVKEIQWSNYVTAWTEGNFANYFINSLIYTSVATVLTIIVSVMGAFPVARKYVKWSGFIYMFFLLSQFLPNPMVAQYKLMLSFKESFGFFGYDTKLGYIVLKTTGTGVVFMLFVGYIKSISRELDEAAGMDGSGYVRYLFQMITPLMKPVIATGVILTAIGIWNDFVGPIMYLPSQANYPITFGLKEFKGQYGNNWPLLACGITIVAAPLIVLYTFIQKYLVDGALAGAVKS; via the coding sequence ATGAAAAGTTCCAAATCATTTACTATTCTATCCTACGCTGTTGTTGCTGTAATGCTCGTTTTGTATGTAGTGCCGCTAATTTTGGTGCTTAATGTTTCTTTGAAGTCGTACCCTGAGTATTTGATCAATCCAATTGGCTTCGTCAAAGAAATTCAGTGGAGCAACTATGTTACAGCTTGGACGGAAGGGAATTTCGCCAATTACTTCATTAACAGTCTTATTTATACTTCTGTCGCTACAGTACTGACAATTATCGTTTCGGTTATGGGGGCGTTCCCGGTTGCACGGAAATACGTAAAGTGGAGCGGGTTCATCTATATGTTCTTCCTGTTGTCGCAATTTCTTCCTAACCCGATGGTTGCGCAGTACAAATTGATGCTGAGCTTCAAGGAATCCTTTGGTTTCTTCGGATACGATACGAAGCTGGGGTATATCGTTCTAAAAACAACGGGAACCGGTGTCGTATTTATGTTGTTCGTCGGTTATATCAAGTCGATTAGCCGTGAGCTGGATGAAGCCGCAGGCATGGATGGTTCAGGCTACGTCCGTTACTTGTTCCAAATGATAACTCCGCTTATGAAACCGGTTATCGCAACAGGTGTTATTTTGACCGCGATTGGCATCTGGAACGACTTTGTTGGTCCGATAATGTATCTGCCGAGTCAGGCGAATTACCCAATTACATTCGGGCTTAAGGAATTTAAAGGACAATACGGCAACAATTGGCCGTTACTGGCTTGCGGAATTACAATCGTTGCAGCTCCGCTGATTGTATTGTACACATTTATCCAGAAATATCTTGTGGACGGAGCTCTCGCAGGTGCCGTCAAATCGTAG
- a CDS encoding response regulator transcription factor: MRSGILVIDDDEKITSMLRRGLAFEGYDVYTANDGMEGLSMMMTADPDLIILDVMMPKLDGFEVCRRLREGGSTVPVLMLTAKDEVENRVKGLDTGADDYLVKPFALEELLARVRALLRRKESSGGEAGNHRLIFEDVIMDLDSREVLRAGQRLELTAKEFELLHLFMQNPKRLLTRDLIMDKIWGYDYSGESNVLEVYIAMLRQKTEEHGGKRLIQTIRGAGYILRGDS; encoded by the coding sequence GTGAGATCGGGAATATTGGTAATCGATGATGATGAGAAAATTACATCTATGCTTCGCCGGGGATTAGCCTTCGAAGGGTACGACGTATATACGGCGAATGACGGGATGGAAGGTCTTTCGATGATGATGACTGCTGATCCGGATTTAATCATATTGGACGTGATGATGCCGAAGCTGGATGGTTTTGAGGTATGCCGCAGGCTCCGGGAAGGGGGAAGCACGGTTCCTGTTCTAATGCTGACGGCTAAAGACGAGGTCGAGAATCGGGTCAAGGGGCTGGATACAGGGGCTGATGATTACTTGGTAAAGCCTTTTGCGTTGGAGGAGTTGTTAGCTCGGGTACGCGCTTTGCTGCGCCGTAAAGAATCCTCGGGAGGAGAAGCTGGAAATCACAGACTTATCTTTGAGGATGTTATTATGGATTTGGACTCCCGCGAAGTGCTGCGGGCTGGTCAACGGCTGGAACTAACTGCTAAGGAGTTCGAGTTGCTGCATTTGTTCATGCAAAATCCAAAGCGCTTGCTGACGCGGGATCTCATTATGGACAAAATTTGGGGATACGATTACAGCGGTGAGTCGAACGTGCTTGAAGTTTATATTGCCATGCTCAGGCAAAAAACGGAGGAGCATGGAGGAAAGCGGCTCATTCAGACGATACGCGGTGCCGGCTATATTCTGAGAGGTGATTCCTAG
- a CDS encoding LacI family DNA-binding transcriptional regulator, which yields MNIRTIAEMAGVSVSTVSKIINNYSDISEETKNKVLEIMKQTGYVPSNSAKTLATKKSNLIGVIFAGKLNIDFTHPFFVEVLNSFKKQVGLLGYDLLFFSNEKFYAVDGEYLARCKHFQLDGCIIVTGQQVEPSIRELDLSDIPCIGVDIELKGKNSGFIMSDNYKMSYKVVEHFYLQGYRELGYIGSTEESEISNMREGGYKNAIDSFGLPLNENWFVNGDNFFETSGYEAMNRMIESGSLPRAIFAASDLLAIGAMRALKEHKLSVPQDVAIIGCDDIEACKYTSPALTTIRQNKDKIGRLAGLMLYDLMNSQAETSNIVVEPELVIRESCGCRLDNF from the coding sequence ATCAACATCAGAACGATTGCGGAAATGGCCGGCGTTTCGGTATCGACCGTATCCAAAATCATCAACAACTACAGTGATATTTCTGAAGAGACAAAAAATAAAGTACTCGAAATTATGAAACAAACAGGATATGTACCATCCAACTCTGCCAAAACATTAGCGACTAAAAAGTCGAATCTTATCGGTGTTATTTTTGCTGGAAAACTGAATATCGACTTTACCCATCCTTTTTTCGTCGAGGTTCTCAATTCATTTAAGAAACAAGTCGGCCTACTCGGCTATGATCTTCTATTCTTCTCCAATGAAAAGTTCTATGCGGTCGATGGCGAATATCTCGCCAGATGTAAGCACTTCCAATTGGATGGCTGCATTATTGTAACCGGACAGCAGGTTGAACCCTCGATCCGTGAGCTGGACTTGAGCGACATTCCTTGCATTGGGGTGGATATCGAACTGAAGGGCAAAAACTCCGGTTTTATTATGTCAGACAACTATAAAATGTCCTATAAAGTCGTGGAGCACTTTTATTTGCAAGGATATCGGGAGCTCGGCTATATCGGGAGTACTGAGGAATCAGAAATCTCCAATATGCGAGAGGGAGGCTATAAGAATGCGATCGATAGCTTTGGCCTGCCTTTAAATGAGAATTGGTTCGTGAATGGGGACAACTTCTTTGAAACGAGTGGATATGAAGCGATGAATCGGATGATTGAATCGGGCTCACTGCCACGTGCCATCTTTGCCGCCTCAGACCTGCTTGCGATTGGAGCTATGCGTGCATTAAAGGAACATAAGCTGAGCGTTCCGCAGGATGTGGCAATAATCGGCTGCGACGATATCGAAGCCTGTAAATATACGAGTCCCGCCCTCACCACAATCAGGCAGAACAAAGATAAAATCGGCAGACTTGCCGGCTTGATGCTATATGATCTCATGAATAGCCAGGCGGAGACGAGCAATATTGTGGTAGAGCCGGAACTCGTTATTCGTGAGTCCTGCGGCTGTAGACTAGACAACTTTTAA
- the aroF gene encoding 3-deoxy-7-phosphoheptulonate synthase gives MIVITSNQTPEERINEIIAVIEKEGLQTHVSRGSDRTVIGLIGAIEPKLAEHLRQMKDVENVVKISKSYKLASRDFHPENTVIEIGDVKIGGGDLVVMGGPCAVESAEQIDEIARLVKAAGGQVLRGGAFKPRTGPYSFQGVGVEGLVMMAEAGKKHGLLTITEVMTPEYVDVCAEYADILQVGTRNMQNFDLLRKLGTCGRPVLLKRGFSATYDEFLNAAEYILAGGNPNVMLCERGIRTFETYTRNTLDLSAIPVLQSLSHLPVISDPSHGTGRRELVEPMTKASVAAGADGLIIEMHTDPDNSMTGDGVQSLFPDQFAALLRDLEQLAPLLGKRFDTPKSAI, from the coding sequence GTGATCGTAATTACTTCTAATCAAACGCCGGAAGAGCGTATTAATGAGATTATCGCTGTTATTGAGAAGGAAGGACTGCAAACCCATGTATCACGTGGAAGCGACCGTACCGTGATTGGGTTGATCGGAGCGATTGAGCCGAAGCTTGCTGAGCATCTGCGGCAGATGAAAGACGTAGAGAATGTGGTGAAAATATCCAAATCCTATAAGCTAGCCAGCCGTGATTTCCACCCGGAAAATACGGTTATTGAGATCGGCGATGTGAAGATTGGCGGAGGAGATCTTGTCGTTATGGGCGGTCCTTGCGCTGTGGAATCGGCGGAGCAGATTGACGAAATCGCCCGCTTAGTGAAGGCGGCAGGCGGCCAAGTACTGCGCGGCGGAGCATTTAAGCCTCGTACGGGTCCTTACAGCTTCCAAGGCGTGGGAGTTGAAGGCTTGGTTATGATGGCTGAAGCCGGGAAAAAGCATGGCCTGCTGACAATTACGGAAGTCATGACACCGGAATATGTTGATGTATGCGCAGAGTATGCGGATATTTTACAGGTCGGTACGCGCAACATGCAAAACTTTGATCTGCTTCGTAAACTTGGAACATGCGGCAGACCGGTACTTCTGAAGCGTGGTTTCAGTGCAACATACGACGAATTTCTAAATGCGGCAGAGTACATTCTTGCAGGCGGTAACCCGAATGTCATGCTGTGCGAACGCGGAATCCGTACTTTCGAAACCTACACAAGAAACACACTTGATCTATCCGCAATACCAGTACTGCAAAGCTTAAGTCATTTACCGGTTATTTCTGATCCGAGCCATGGAACGGGACGCCGTGAGCTTGTAGAGCCAATGACAAAAGCATCCGTCGCAGCCGGTGCGGACGGATTGATTATTGAAATGCACACTGACCCGGATAACTCGATGACAGGCGACGGCGTCCAGTCATTGTTCCCTGATCAATTCGCTGCCTTGCTTCGCGATTTGGAGCAGTTGGCTCCATTGCTTGGCAAACGTTTCGATACACCAAAATCAGCTATTTAA
- a CDS encoding carbohydrate ABC transporter permease encodes MYPFGKGMARYLPLLLLLIPMALYLVFYFGPSVMTVIYSFTDVKNIPGSTMKFVGLENYYDLFYSGNSGERWRSITNTLIFMFVVTIVQNGVGLFVAVLLNQRLRGDYFYRAVFFLPVVLGVAVVALIWGMMFDPMSGPVNMLYDWLFGYKDMFFASFTHAFGYIIFVQIWMYMGYSMLIFLAGLQSVPKDLYEAGYIDGTNKWQSFRHITFPLIAPSFTVNMLLSIIGAMSTFDIILATTDGRFNTRTMAYDVYKETFRGSLEMGLPSALSVVQFLIILVFVVVAVRQTRKREVEY; translated from the coding sequence ATGTATCCATTTGGAAAAGGAATGGCTCGCTACCTACCCCTTTTACTTCTATTAATACCAATGGCTTTATACTTAGTTTTTTATTTTGGACCTTCTGTCATGACGGTTATTTACTCTTTTACAGATGTAAAAAATATTCCCGGCAGTACAATGAAGTTTGTCGGGCTTGAAAATTACTACGATCTATTTTACTCCGGAAACTCGGGGGAACGCTGGCGTTCCATTACGAATACACTTATTTTTATGTTTGTTGTAACGATTGTTCAGAACGGGGTTGGACTGTTCGTAGCAGTTCTGCTGAATCAGCGGCTGCGCGGCGATTATTTCTATCGTGCGGTATTCTTCCTGCCGGTAGTACTCGGTGTCGCTGTAGTTGCCCTCATCTGGGGCATGATGTTTGACCCGATGAGTGGTCCGGTAAATATGCTGTATGATTGGCTGTTCGGTTATAAGGACATGTTCTTTGCCAGCTTTACGCATGCTTTTGGCTACATTATATTTGTGCAAATTTGGATGTACATGGGTTACTCCATGCTGATTTTTCTCGCTGGCTTGCAATCGGTTCCTAAAGATTTGTATGAAGCCGGCTATATTGACGGAACTAACAAATGGCAGTCCTTCCGCCATATTACGTTCCCACTGATCGCTCCATCCTTTACCGTAAATATGCTGTTATCGATTATCGGAGCGATGTCGACCTTCGATATTATTCTAGCAACTACAGATGGTCGCTTTAATACGAGAACGATGGCCTATGACGTCTATAAGGAGACATTCCGCGGCAGCCTCGAAATGGGACTACCTTCGGCGCTATCGGTCGTTCAGTTCCTGATCATTCTAGTTTTTGTAGTCGTAGCTGTTCGGCAAACGCGTAAGAGAGAGGTGGAATATTAA
- a CDS encoding response regulator, producing the protein MNDKIRVMIVDDHDMVRMGLKTYLMLDPGFEVVAEASDGDQVVKLLDLGIEGGLPDIVLMDLMMPAMNGAEATKEVLTRYPDLKIVILTSFLEDDLVVQAIEAGAVSYVLKTVSAAELIYALQGAYRGMPVMTGDVAQALTRGLRQRTVQGDNSGMTEREKEVLLLIAEGKSNKDIAEELHISIKTVKTHVSNLLMKCELEDRTQLAIYAHRQGWVTGS; encoded by the coding sequence ATGAACGACAAAATAAGAGTGATGATCGTGGATGATCACGATATGGTCCGTATGGGTCTCAAAACATACTTAATGCTTGACCCGGGCTTTGAGGTCGTGGCCGAGGCCAGCGATGGAGATCAGGTCGTGAAGCTGCTCGACCTAGGCATCGAAGGCGGGCTGCCTGACATCGTCCTGATGGATCTGATGATGCCCGCCATGAACGGGGCGGAAGCAACGAAGGAGGTACTGACGCGGTACCCTGATTTGAAAATCGTTATACTTACCAGTTTCCTAGAGGACGATCTTGTAGTTCAGGCCATTGAAGCGGGAGCCGTCAGTTATGTGCTGAAGACCGTTTCAGCAGCGGAGCTGATTTATGCATTGCAGGGAGCCTATCGCGGCATGCCTGTCATGACCGGGGATGTGGCTCAGGCGTTAACGCGCGGACTGCGTCAGCGTACCGTGCAGGGGGATAACTCTGGCATGACCGAGCGGGAAAAGGAAGTGTTGTTGCTGATTGCCGAGGGCAAGAGCAACAAAGATATTGCTGAGGAACTGCACATCAGCATTAAGACGGTCAAAACTCATGTTAGCAACTTGCTGATGAAGTGCGAGCTGGAAGACCGGACGCAGCTAGCGATATACGCGCATCGCCAAGGCTGGGTAACGGGCTCCTAG
- a CDS encoding 4-hydroxy-3-methylbut-2-enyl diphosphate reductase: protein MEVIKISPRGYCYGVVDAMVLARQAAKNLDLPRPIYILGMIVHNSHVTQSFEDEGIITLDGPNRLDILSQVESGTVIFTAHGVSPEVRKIARDKGLTTVDATCPDVTKTHVLIKEKVAEGYEIIYIGKKGHPEPEGAIGVAPDHVHLIEKEEEIDSLKVDAERIVITNQTTMSQWDIKHIMKKLLEKFPGAEIHNEICLATQVRQEAVAEQAGQADLLIVVGDPRSNNSNRLAQVSEEIAGVTAYRISDVTELKREWLEGVGKVAVTSGASTPTPITKEVIAYLEQYDPENPDTWEIVRTVNMQKLLPPVKIGAKKS from the coding sequence ATGGAAGTGATCAAAATTTCGCCGCGCGGTTATTGTTACGGCGTTGTCGATGCGATGGTGCTTGCGAGACAAGCTGCTAAAAATCTCGATTTGCCGCGGCCGATATATATATTGGGGATGATTGTGCATAACAGTCATGTGACCCAATCCTTCGAGGATGAAGGAATCATTACGCTCGATGGACCTAACCGTCTGGATATATTAAGTCAAGTGGAGAGTGGCACGGTTATTTTCACCGCTCATGGCGTATCTCCTGAGGTGCGTAAAATCGCTCGCGATAAAGGCTTGACTACTGTAGACGCGACTTGCCCGGACGTAACCAAGACGCATGTTCTCATCAAAGAGAAGGTAGCGGAGGGCTACGAAATTATTTATATCGGGAAGAAGGGACATCCTGAGCCGGAAGGAGCTATTGGTGTCGCTCCGGATCATGTTCACTTGATCGAGAAGGAAGAGGAAATCGATTCCCTTAAGGTCGATGCAGAGCGGATTGTCATAACCAATCAGACGACGATGAGCCAGTGGGACATTAAGCATATTATGAAGAAGCTGCTGGAGAAATTTCCTGGCGCAGAGATTCATAATGAAATTTGCCTGGCAACACAAGTAAGGCAGGAGGCTGTTGCTGAGCAGGCAGGGCAGGCGGATCTTCTTATTGTCGTGGGCGATCCGCGCAGCAACAACTCTAATCGTCTGGCTCAGGTATCGGAAGAGATTGCCGGGGTCACAGCCTATCGGATTTCGGATGTAACCGAGCTGAAACGCGAATGGCTGGAGGGAGTAGGCAAAGTGGCCGTTACTTCAGGCGCATCCACACCGACACCGATTACGAAAGAGGTTATCGCCTATCTGGAGCAGTATGATCCAGAGAACCCGGATACATGGGAAATCGTGCGAACTGTCAACATGCAAAAACTTCTGCCGCCAGTTAAGATCGGCGCAAAGAAATCTTAA
- a CDS encoding S1C family serine protease: MDDQKNKPGQGFGENGNDKPQQTPESSSSSSYYYSYGPFQSYGKNGEEPRQGDSYDRRQHDEVEITKPQPVKPIPTSSFSGYSTSDNPRGMAGNGNMGALGSTSTAPKNANWQYNERPKRSSFKSVFAGMLAGMLILTGAMVFADRTNLFTPDTAANVPASAAAPESKPATGDGGSSAKTSTVVFPMTNPGDVTSVVQQAGPAVVKIETLVKAGRQSQRIQSNDPFYRFFFGDDFYGNNSNNGGSSSNSNQLVPTGIGSGFIFDKTGYILTNEHVVHNADIVQVTLQDSEKPYEAKVLGTSYELDLAVLKIEGDDNFPSIPLGNSDNTQVGEWLVAIGNPQGFDHTVTAGVLSAKERGGIRIAGENGEKDREYEHLLQTDASINPGNSGGPLLNLNGEVVGINVAVSSDAQGIGFAIPTSTVTEVLDKLKNNEEIPKKPVPFIGATLMTMTDEVAKEMGTDVTEGSVVSDIVFKSPAYNADLRPYDIITGADGKKYVTKEDLIAYIQKQSVGTVVTFNVVRDGKKIDLKVTIGDRNEFPNIQ, encoded by the coding sequence ATGGACGATCAAAAAAACAAACCGGGTCAAGGCTTTGGAGAGAACGGGAATGACAAGCCGCAGCAAACTCCAGAGTCGAGCTCGTCTTCTTCATATTACTATTCGTACGGGCCATTTCAATCCTATGGCAAAAACGGCGAGGAGCCTCGTCAAGGCGATTCCTATGATCGCCGCCAGCACGATGAGGTTGAAATCACCAAGCCTCAACCGGTGAAGCCTATCCCTACATCTTCTTTTAGCGGTTATTCTACATCGGATAACCCGCGAGGCATGGCTGGGAACGGCAATATGGGGGCTCTGGGATCTACATCTACGGCACCCAAAAATGCCAATTGGCAGTATAATGAGCGGCCGAAACGCTCATCCTTTAAATCTGTATTTGCCGGGATGCTGGCGGGGATGTTGATCCTAACAGGAGCCATGGTATTTGCGGATCGAACCAACCTCTTTACACCGGATACGGCAGCCAATGTTCCAGCCTCAGCTGCTGCGCCAGAGTCCAAACCGGCAACAGGAGACGGAGGATCATCTGCAAAGACATCGACTGTGGTCTTTCCGATGACGAACCCTGGGGATGTAACAAGCGTCGTTCAGCAGGCTGGTCCGGCCGTTGTAAAGATTGAGACATTGGTCAAGGCCGGAAGACAAAGTCAGCGCATTCAAAGCAATGATCCGTTCTATCGCTTCTTCTTCGGGGACGATTTCTACGGAAATAATAGTAACAATGGTGGCAGCTCGTCCAACTCGAATCAGCTGGTACCAACGGGAATCGGCTCAGGCTTTATTTTCGATAAAACAGGTTACATCCTGACAAATGAGCATGTGGTGCATAATGCCGACATCGTTCAAGTTACGCTTCAAGATAGTGAGAAGCCTTATGAAGCTAAGGTGCTAGGTACAAGCTACGAGCTTGACCTTGCGGTACTGAAGATCGAGGGCGACGACAATTTCCCTTCGATTCCGCTTGGCAACTCTGATAATACGCAAGTAGGCGAGTGGCTTGTGGCAATCGGTAATCCACAGGGATTCGATCATACGGTAACGGCCGGTGTGCTTAGCGCTAAGGAAAGAGGCGGTATTCGCATCGCGGGTGAGAACGGGGAGAAGGATCGGGAATATGAGCATTTGCTCCAAACTGATGCATCGATTAATCCGGGGAACTCCGGCGGTCCGCTGCTTAACTTAAATGGAGAAGTCGTGGGAATTAACGTTGCGGTTAGCTCCGATGCCCAGGGGATTGGGTTTGCGATTCCAACATCCACCGTCACGGAAGTCTTGGATAAGCTAAAAAACAATGAGGAAATTCCTAAGAAGCCGGTGCCGTTTATCGGGGCAACGCTGATGACAATGACGGACGAAGTGGCTAAGGAGATGGGCACCGATGTAACTGAAGGCTCCGTCGTATCGGATATTGTCTTCAAATCTCCGGCATATAACGCAGATCTTCGTCCATATGATATCATTACCGGAGCAGACGGCAAGAAATATGTGACCAAAGAAGATTTAATCGCATATATTCAGAAGCAAAGTGTCGGAACGGTCGTAACCTTCAATGTTGTTCGAGACGGTAAGAAAATAGACCTGAAAGTAACGATCGGCGACAGAAATGAGTTCCCGAACATCCAATAA